A DNA window from Nitrospinota bacterium contains the following coding sequences:
- a CDS encoding septum formation initiator family protein, giving the protein MADNSRYQKIFLLSLGFFLLLVMMAIFHENGILNAYQLEQEQIKLKSENENLRIRNEKLRLEIAGLKSDPYEIEKIAREKLNLIKPGDRVYHIVQTQK; this is encoded by the coding sequence ATGGCTGATAATTCTCGATACCAGAAAATATTTTTGTTGAGCCTTGGCTTTTTTTTATTGCTCGTCATGATGGCAATTTTTCATGAGAATGGAATTTTGAATGCGTACCAGTTGGAACAGGAACAGATTAAATTAAAATCTGAAAATGAAAACTTGCGAATCAGGAATGAGAAACTTCGACTGGAAATAGCAGGTTTAAAATCTGACCCATACGAAATTGAAAAAATTGCCCGTGAAAAACTAAACTTGATCAAACCCGGTGATAGGGTTTATCACATTGTCCAAACGCAAAAATAG
- a CDS encoding integration host factor subunit alpha, translated as MTKQDIINQVSSRASLSRAKAEEAVETVIELIKESLGHGEPVILRRFGTFQVRAKTKRVGRNPKTGEEAEISARKVVRFKSGKFFKQVVDEGTT; from the coding sequence ATGACCAAACAAGATATCATCAATCAAGTCTCATCTCGTGCCAGCTTATCAAGAGCTAAGGCTGAAGAGGCTGTTGAAACAGTGATCGAATTAATTAAAGAATCGCTGGGTCATGGAGAGCCGGTTATTCTACGTCGGTTCGGTACATTCCAGGTCCGTGCAAAAACCAAGCGGGTTGGAAGAAACCCAAAGACCGGTGAAGAAGCTGAGATTTCTGCAAGAAAGGTCGTCCGCTTTAAATCGGGTAAATTTTTCAAACAAGTAGTTGATGAAGGTACGACTTGA
- a CDS encoding cytochrome C-554: MGRMVKILSLVLVSLALVFGTGIEADAKKKKKKVVLTDAENAMFDKWEVKPKKRAKAVKDMRKKPKYVGAVKCNGSCHDPYYQAWKNSPHGGTFNLLKPGERKEAKLRVKLDPEKDYTTTPLCLRCHTTGYRQRGGFKPAGSKNKKGKDTATKIDPDEPNKEQVGCEMCHSVAGGSQFRAVMKASKGNFTKAETEHYGQRWDYANVCTRCHTHKNTPFKPEVHDKYKFNFEERKLKVHKIADYWSEDNADQKLEKKDERAKEVGQTEKTPLVIEDFEINDKGKLKFVKGTKPYNSKKKTFKYKK; the protein is encoded by the coding sequence ATGGGAAGAATGGTTAAAATTCTAAGCTTGGTTTTGGTTTCCTTGGCCCTGGTCTTTGGAACCGGTATCGAGGCGGATGCTAAAAAGAAAAAAAAGAAAGTTGTATTGACCGATGCGGAAAACGCCATGTTTGACAAATGGGAAGTCAAACCAAAAAAGCGGGCCAAAGCGGTCAAGGATATGAGAAAAAAGCCTAAATATGTTGGCGCTGTCAAATGTAATGGAAGTTGTCATGATCCCTATTACCAAGCCTGGAAAAACTCACCTCATGGAGGTACTTTTAATCTGTTAAAACCTGGTGAGCGTAAAGAAGCTAAGCTAAGGGTTAAGCTCGACCCGGAAAAGGATTACACAACCACACCACTTTGTCTGCGATGCCATACTACAGGTTATCGCCAGAGGGGAGGGTTTAAGCCCGCCGGTAGTAAAAATAAAAAAGGTAAAGATACTGCCACTAAAATAGACCCGGATGAGCCTAACAAGGAGCAGGTGGGTTGTGAAATGTGTCACTCGGTTGCGGGCGGATCCCAGTTCCGTGCTGTGATGAAGGCTTCCAAGGGAAATTTCACTAAAGCTGAAACGGAGCATTATGGACAAAGATGGGATTATGCAAATGTCTGCACCCGCTGTCATACGCATAAAAACACACCGTTTAAGCCGGAGGTACATGATAAATATAAATTTAACTTTGAAGAGAGAAAGTTAAAAGTGCATAAAATTGCCGATTACTGGAGCGAGGACAATGCGGACCAGAAATTGGAGAAAAAAGATGAGCGAGCCAAAGAAGTCGGTCAAACGGAAAAAACACCTTTGGTGATTGAAGACTTTGAAATCAATGATAAAGGCAAACTCAAGTTTGTTAAGGGCACTAAGCCTTATAACAGTAAGAAAAAAACCTTTAAATATAAAAAGTAA
- the queA gene encoding tRNA preQ1(34) S-adenosylmethionine ribosyltransferase-isomerase QueA, translating to MVINDTQVIPAKILAKSLSNSREIELLLIRELEPGVWETMLKGLSRLKPGSEFQLTNSDLKAVFIRRKEAHAAIRFSSPEGLTNYLKDNGRMPLPPYIHRPLDTNSNTLENDKKRYQTVFAKKAGAIAAPTAGLHFTHNQLASLRQKTVDIARLTLHVGPGTFIPIREENITNHKMLEEYYQVTPSNWNKISQAKKKGQSILAVGTTTTRVLESQEFTETIRKKAAGWCNCFIYPGWEFRNVDHLLTNFHLPQSTLFLLVCAFMGENLAKKAYKEAIRQKYRFFSYGDAMLIL from the coding sequence ATGGTCATTAATGATACCCAGGTTATCCCGGCTAAAATTCTTGCTAAATCATTATCAAATTCCAGGGAAATAGAACTTTTACTCATCCGTGAATTGGAACCCGGGGTTTGGGAGACGATGTTGAAAGGGTTGAGTCGGTTGAAGCCTGGGTCTGAGTTTCAGTTGACAAACAGTGATTTGAAGGCGGTTTTTATAAGACGAAAGGAAGCACATGCTGCAATTAGATTTTCATCACCTGAAGGGCTCACAAACTATTTAAAAGATAATGGGCGAATGCCCCTCCCTCCTTATATCCATAGACCCTTGGATACGAACTCAAACACTCTGGAGAATGATAAAAAACGCTATCAAACCGTATTTGCTAAAAAGGCAGGCGCTATCGCAGCACCAACAGCAGGTTTGCATTTTACGCATAATCAATTGGCCAGCTTGAGGCAAAAAACCGTTGATATTGCCCGTCTTACTTTACATGTTGGGCCGGGAACTTTCATACCAATACGAGAAGAAAACATCACCAACCATAAAATGCTGGAGGAATACTACCAGGTAACTCCTTCAAACTGGAACAAGATTTCTCAAGCCAAAAAGAAAGGACAATCTATCCTGGCGGTGGGCACCACGACAACCCGGGTCCTGGAGAGCCAGGAATTTACAGAAACAATACGAAAAAAAGCTGCCGGATGGTGCAACTGTTTTATCTATCCTGGTTGGGAGTTCAGGAATGTGGACCATTTGCTCACCAACTTTCACCTACCCCAATCAACGCTGTTTTTACTAGTGTGCGCCTTCATGGGGGAAAATTTGGCGAAAAAAGCCTATAAAGAGGCTATCAGGCAAAAATACCGTTTTTTCAGCTACGGTGATGCCATGCTAATTCTTTGA
- the leuB gene encoding 3-isopropylmalate dehydrogenase, with translation MKTEFDIAVFPGDGIGPEVIQEALKILKIIESKLGIKINVNEALVGGAGYDATGHPLPDETLKTAQNADAVLLGAVGGPKWENIDFSLRPERALLGLRSNLGLYANLRPARIFPALVEASTLKREVVEGLDLLVVRELTGGIYFGEPRGIDSLDDGTRRGFNTLVYTEPEVERISRIAFDVARKRNKSVCSVDKANVLEATGFWREVVTNLHSEYSDVSLSHMYVDNCAMQLVRNPKQFDVILTTNMFGDILSDEASMLTGSIGMLPSASLGEKYAMYEPIHGSAPDIAGKELANPLATILSVGMMFKYSLDCEEPNEWIETAVETVLSKGVRTADIMSEGMKQVGTKEMGDLIAEELEK, from the coding sequence ATGAAAACAGAATTCGATATTGCGGTATTCCCCGGTGACGGAATTGGGCCAGAAGTGATTCAAGAGGCACTGAAAATTCTTAAAATTATTGAATCGAAACTGGGTATTAAAATAAATGTCAATGAGGCACTTGTTGGCGGTGCTGGTTACGATGCTACTGGACACCCTTTGCCGGATGAAACTCTTAAAACGGCGCAAAATGCAGATGCGGTTTTGTTGGGTGCGGTCGGTGGCCCCAAATGGGAGAACATTGATTTTTCACTTAGGCCGGAAAGGGCTTTACTGGGTCTTCGTTCTAACTTGGGGCTATATGCCAATCTGCGTCCTGCGCGTATTTTCCCGGCTTTGGTCGAGGCCTCTACTTTGAAACGTGAAGTGGTGGAAGGTCTGGACCTTCTCGTTGTACGCGAATTAACCGGGGGAATTTATTTCGGGGAACCACGAGGGATTGATTCGCTGGATGATGGGACCCGAAGAGGATTCAACACCCTGGTTTATACAGAACCTGAAGTTGAAAGAATTTCCCGCATTGCCTTTGATGTAGCCCGCAAACGTAATAAATCTGTTTGTTCTGTTGATAAAGCCAATGTGCTTGAGGCGACTGGTTTCTGGCGTGAGGTTGTGACGAACCTGCACTCAGAATATTCGGATGTAAGTCTGTCGCACATGTATGTGGATAATTGCGCTATGCAATTGGTGAGGAACCCTAAACAATTTGATGTGATTCTGACTACCAATATGTTCGGCGATATTTTAAGTGATGAAGCTTCCATGTTGACAGGGTCAATAGGCATGCTGCCTTCTGCCAGTCTTGGCGAGAAATATGCCATGTATGAACCGATTCATGGTAGTGCCCCAGATATCGCGGGTAAAGAACTGGCTAATCCGCTGGCCACAATATTATCTGTGGGGATGATGTTCAAATACTCTTTGGATTGTGAAGAGCCGAATGAATGGATTGAGACTGCTGTTGAAACGGTATTGAGTAAAGGGGTCAGAACAGCGGATATTATGTCTGAAGGAATGAAACAGGTGGGTACGAAAGAAATGGGCGATCTGATTGCAGAAGAGTTGGAGAAGTAG
- a CDS encoding aspartate-semialdehyde dehydrogenase, producing MLDKKEAYDVAVAGATGAVGRKMLEILEQRKFPVASLKVLASARSVGQALPFNGNSLAVEELKESSFEGVDIALFSAGAGVSRQFAPFAVKSGCIVIDNSSAFRMEPDIPLVVPEVNPEAVGDDPGVIANPNCSTIQMVVALKPIHDQFKIKRVVVSTYQSVSGSGQKAIEELHSQAQSVLSGKPPENNVYPHQIAFNCLPHIDNFLDSGYTKEEMKMVNETRKILEDDSIQISPTTVRVPVFYSHSESVNVETEKPISAGEVKKLLSDAVGVMVVDNPETNEYPLAIDGEGRDDVFVGRIRDDISCENAINFWVVSDNLRKGAALNAVQIAELLARNAQK from the coding sequence ATGCTGGATAAAAAAGAAGCTTATGATGTTGCCGTTGCTGGTGCCACAGGCGCAGTGGGAAGAAAAATGCTGGAAATTCTTGAACAGAGAAAATTTCCTGTTGCCAGCTTAAAAGTTCTTGCGTCTGCACGATCGGTGGGTCAGGCATTGCCATTCAATGGCAACTCACTGGCAGTTGAAGAGTTAAAGGAAAGTTCTTTTGAAGGTGTGGATATTGCCCTTTTTTCGGCAGGTGCTGGTGTGAGTCGTCAGTTTGCTCCCTTTGCGGTGAAATCCGGTTGCATTGTGATTGATAACAGCAGTGCTTTTCGTATGGAACCGGATATCCCTCTTGTTGTTCCAGAAGTGAACCCGGAAGCAGTTGGAGATGACCCCGGCGTCATCGCAAACCCTAACTGCTCAACCATTCAAATGGTCGTAGCGTTAAAGCCGATTCACGACCAGTTTAAAATAAAACGTGTTGTGGTTTCCACTTACCAATCTGTTTCTGGTTCGGGGCAAAAGGCTATTGAAGAACTGCATAGCCAGGCACAAAGTGTCCTGTCCGGGAAACCGCCGGAGAATAATGTATATCCTCATCAAATCGCATTTAACTGTTTGCCACATATAGATAATTTTCTTGATAGCGGATACACAAAAGAAGAGATGAAGATGGTGAATGAAACCCGAAAGATTTTGGAAGATGATTCCATTCAAATCTCACCGACTACGGTTCGAGTGCCGGTATTTTATTCTCATTCTGAGTCTGTAAATGTTGAAACCGAAAAGCCCATCAGTGCTGGAGAAGTTAAAAAGTTATTATCTGATGCTGTTGGAGTTATGGTGGTTGACAACCCCGAAACTAACGAATACCCGTTGGCGATTGATGGTGAGGGTAGGGATGATGTGTTTGTTGGCAGAATCCGCGATGACATCTCTTGTGAAAACGCCATAAACTTCTGGGTTGTGTCCGACAATTTACGTAAGGGAGCGGCTCTTAATGCTGTTCAAATAGCAGAACTTCTCGCACGCAATGCTCAAAAATGA
- the hemL gene encoding glutamate-1-semialdehyde 2,1-aminomutase: MNKNNSSRLFPIAKKVMPGGVNSPVRAFNAVGGDPLFIKSAQGARMKDVDGNEFIDYVASWGPLIFGHAHPEIVSAITRQAELGTSYGASTELEIQLAEKVVQAVPSIDVVRMVNSGTEAVMSALRLARGITGRDKIVKFEGCYHGHGDSLLVKAGSGLMSLGIPDCPGIVSSLAEKTLNLPFNDIEKVRELFDKEGGEIAALIVEPVGGNMGVVPPKPGFLEALREVTQKSGALLIFDEVITGFRVSLGGAQKLYGVTPDITCMGKIIGGGLPVGAYGGSREVMDHISPVGSVYQAGTLSGNPLAMAAGNVMLDLLAKEGVYESLEQKSAKLCQGLKENVESLGIDAQFTRVGSMFSMFFTSQEIVDFNSVKSCDTDFFKRYFNELLEEGIYIAPSQFEAGFMSAVHTDEDINLTIEASRKALSASRG, translated from the coding sequence ATGAATAAGAATAATTCCAGTCGTCTATTCCCTATTGCCAAAAAGGTGATGCCGGGAGGTGTAAATAGTCCTGTCAGGGCATTCAATGCTGTGGGTGGAGACCCATTGTTTATCAAATCTGCCCAGGGGGCACGAATGAAGGATGTGGATGGCAATGAGTTCATTGATTATGTGGCTTCATGGGGACCTCTCATATTTGGCCATGCACACCCGGAAATAGTTTCTGCAATAACCCGGCAAGCTGAATTAGGCACCAGTTATGGCGCATCGACTGAACTGGAAATCCAGTTGGCTGAAAAGGTTGTCCAGGCTGTTCCTTCCATTGATGTGGTAAGGATGGTTAATTCAGGAACTGAAGCTGTGATGAGTGCGTTGAGATTAGCCCGGGGAATAACAGGGCGTGACAAGATAGTAAAGTTTGAGGGCTGTTACCATGGACATGGAGACAGCCTTTTAGTGAAGGCCGGTTCTGGTCTTATGTCTTTGGGAATTCCTGACTGCCCCGGGATTGTTTCAAGTCTTGCTGAGAAAACGCTTAATCTCCCTTTCAATGATATTGAAAAGGTGCGTGAGCTGTTTGATAAGGAAGGTGGAGAAATCGCCGCACTTATTGTAGAGCCTGTTGGAGGCAATATGGGTGTGGTACCCCCTAAGCCGGGATTCCTTGAGGCCCTGCGTGAAGTGACCCAAAAATCCGGAGCCCTTCTGATTTTTGATGAGGTCATTACTGGATTCAGGGTTTCATTGGGAGGGGCACAAAAACTATATGGAGTCACTCCGGATATCACCTGCATGGGCAAAATAATAGGAGGCGGATTGCCCGTGGGCGCCTATGGAGGTTCGCGCGAAGTGATGGACCATATTTCCCCTGTAGGTTCTGTCTATCAGGCAGGAACTTTATCAGGCAATCCTTTGGCAATGGCTGCTGGAAATGTGATGTTGGATTTACTTGCTAAAGAGGGTGTCTATGAATCCCTTGAGCAAAAGTCAGCTAAGCTTTGCCAGGGGTTGAAAGAAAATGTTGAGTCTCTTGGAATCGATGCGCAGTTTACGAGGGTGGGTTCGATGTTTTCAATGTTTTTTACTTCTCAGGAAATTGTTGACTTCAACTCGGTAAAATCATGCGACACAGATTTCTTCAAACGTTATTTTAATGAGTTATTGGAGGAGGGTATATACATAGCTCCTTCACAATTTGAAGCCGGTTTTATGTCCGCTGTTCATACGGATGAGGATATTAACTTAACCATAGAAGCCAGCCGTAAGGCTTTGAGCGCGTCTCGGGGATAA
- the mtnP gene encoding S-methyl-5'-thioadenosine phosphorylase, with product MAEKILGVIGGSGLYQMKGLEVIEKVVVDTPFGSPSDNIIIGRLEGVKVAFLPRHGVGHVIPPSEINFRANIFAMKKIGVDRIISVSAVGGMKENMPPGHFVVPHQFIDRTFKRNSTFFTQGMVGHVSMADPVCLATAGVLFKAAQKAGADAHEGGTYICIEGPQFSTRAESLLYRQWDVDVIGMTNVTEAKLAREAGICYSTLALVTDFDCWHIEEEPVTLEAVLEIMHKNVEQAQKVLKELIPMLGTIEPCSCCDAAKFAVVTDPEKIPQNLKENLSILFG from the coding sequence ATGGCTGAAAAAATCCTGGGTGTGATCGGCGGAAGCGGATTGTACCAAATGAAGGGCCTTGAGGTGATTGAAAAGGTAGTTGTTGACACTCCTTTTGGATCACCTTCCGACAACATTATCATAGGGAGGCTGGAAGGGGTTAAAGTCGCTTTTCTCCCCCGGCACGGGGTTGGCCATGTCATACCGCCCTCTGAAATAAATTTTCGGGCAAATATTTTCGCAATGAAAAAAATTGGTGTTGATCGGATTATTTCCGTGAGTGCGGTAGGGGGGATGAAGGAAAATATGCCACCCGGTCACTTCGTTGTGCCTCATCAATTTATTGATAGAACATTTAAACGTAACAGTACATTTTTCACTCAGGGAATGGTTGGCCATGTCAGTATGGCTGACCCAGTTTGTCTTGCAACAGCGGGGGTGCTTTTTAAAGCGGCTCAAAAAGCTGGTGCGGACGCTCATGAAGGAGGTACCTATATTTGTATCGAAGGGCCTCAGTTTTCCACCCGGGCCGAGTCGCTTTTGTACAGACAATGGGATGTAGATGTAATAGGCATGACAAATGTTACTGAAGCAAAGTTAGCCCGTGAAGCAGGTATCTGTTATTCGACTCTGGCTTTGGTCACTGACTTCGATTGCTGGCATATAGAAGAAGAACCTGTTACTCTCGAAGCTGTGTTGGAAATCATGCATAAAAATGTTGAACAGGCGCAGAAAGTTTTAAAAGAGCTGATACCCATGTTGGGTACTATTGAGCCTTGTTCATGTTGCGATGCGGCCAAGTTTGCTGTTGTCACAGATCCTGAGAAAATCCCGCAAAACCTTAAAGAAAATCTCTCAATTTTATTTGGTTAA
- a CDS encoding phosphopyruvate hydratase yields MTEIIGVHGRQIIDSRGNPTLEVDVTLESGAMGRAAVPSGASTGTREAVELRDGNSKVYLGKGVSKAVKNINSKIALELIGIEVTEQVLIDRLMIEMDGTENKSKLGANAILGVSLAVAQAAASDLGLPLFQYIGGTNAKELPVPMMNVLNGGAHADNNVDIQEFMIVPVGAKSFSSALRMGVEVFHHLKGVLKKSGFNTAVGDEGGFAPDLQSNEQAVEVLIKAVKSAGYKIGKDVLISLDVAASELFSNKKYTLAAEGNAKWSSGEMVDYLAGLVKKYPVISIEDGLAENDWPGWKTLTDKVGDSVQIVGDDLFVTNTSILSKGIEKGVGNSILIKVNQIGTLTETLDAVEMAKRAGYTTVISHRSGETEDTSISDISVAVNAGQIKTGSLCRTDRTAKYNQLLRIEEILGNTAIYRGMDVFYNLA; encoded by the coding sequence ATGACTGAAATTATAGGTGTTCATGGAAGGCAAATTATAGACTCAAGAGGTAATCCAACTCTTGAGGTGGATGTGACTTTGGAAAGTGGTGCAATGGGCAGGGCGGCTGTGCCTTCAGGAGCGTCTACGGGTACAAGAGAGGCAGTAGAACTGCGTGATGGAAACTCCAAAGTTTATTTGGGGAAAGGTGTTTCCAAGGCTGTTAAAAATATTAATAGTAAAATTGCCCTGGAACTTATAGGGATTGAAGTCACGGAGCAGGTGTTGATCGATCGCCTGATGATCGAGATGGATGGAACTGAGAATAAAAGCAAGCTGGGGGCAAATGCAATATTGGGAGTTTCTCTTGCAGTGGCTCAGGCAGCGGCCAGCGATCTGGGTCTTCCATTATTTCAGTATATAGGCGGCACAAATGCAAAAGAACTACCAGTCCCTATGATGAATGTTCTTAATGGTGGAGCCCACGCTGATAATAATGTGGATATCCAGGAGTTTATGATCGTACCAGTTGGTGCTAAATCTTTTTCTTCAGCTTTGAGAATGGGAGTTGAAGTGTTCCACCATTTAAAAGGTGTTTTGAAAAAATCAGGCTTTAATACCGCGGTGGGAGATGAGGGTGGTTTTGCTCCTGACTTGCAATCCAACGAACAGGCTGTTGAAGTATTGATCAAGGCTGTAAAAAGTGCAGGGTATAAAATCGGTAAAGATGTATTGATTTCTTTGGATGTGGCGGCCAGTGAATTATTTTCAAACAAGAAATATACCCTGGCTGCTGAAGGAAACGCTAAGTGGAGTTCCGGCGAGATGGTGGACTATTTGGCCGGTTTGGTTAAAAAATACCCTGTAATCAGCATTGAAGATGGCTTGGCGGAAAATGACTGGCCAGGCTGGAAAACGCTGACGGATAAAGTTGGTGATTCTGTACAGATTGTCGGTGACGACTTGTTTGTGACCAATACGAGCATTTTATCTAAGGGAATCGAGAAAGGTGTGGGTAACTCTATCCTCATAAAAGTCAATCAGATAGGCACTCTTACAGAGACGCTGGATGCTGTTGAAATGGCCAAAAGGGCAGGTTACACCACTGTTATTTCACATCGTTCCGGTGAAACAGAAGACACCAGTATTTCGGATATTTCTGTTGCGGTCAACGCTGGTCAAATTAAGACAGGTTCTTTATGCCGGACAGATCGCACTGCAAAATATAACCAGCTTTTGCGTATTGAAGAAATTCTGGGTAATACAGCAATTTACCGTGGAATGGATGTTTTTTATAACTTGGCTTGA